The genomic segment GGGGCGGTCGATCGATGGGGGAGAGGGGGTGCGGGCGGGTCGGCCGACGGGCGGGCCACCGAGGCGCCGACCGTGCCGCGTTATACCTGAACCGGTATGGCAACTCTCCGATTTGGCATTTGTGCGTCATGTCTCACGGGGACAGTATCCACCGGTAACGCGTTGTGTACGCCGACCGCCACAGCGGCTTCGCCCGGAGCGAGAGCCCGTAGTCACCCAAGTGATAGGTCAACCCATTGAGCAACTCCCCCCGACAAAAAAACGCGGACGGCACCAGAACCGCTCCGAGAAGAACGGCCGTGGCGACACTGGCCGGCACCACACTTGAGTGGTACGACTTCTTTCTTTACGGCACGGCAGCCGCACTCATCTTCGACAAGCAGTTCTTTCCCTCACTGAGTCCCGCGGCGGGCACACTCGCGGCATTCAGCACGCTTGCCGTCGGATTCATCGCCCGCCCGCTGGGCGGACTGGTCTTCGGTCATTTCGGCGACCGCATCGGACGAAAAGCGACCCTGGTCGTCTCTCTCGTTCTCATGGGCGTCGGCTCCACCCTCATCGGCGCCATTCCGAACTACGACTCCATAGGATTCTGGGCCCCGGTCCTCCTGGTCCTCCTGCGCGTCATCCAGGGCATCGGCCTCGGCGGTGAGGGCGCCGGTGCGACGCTGATGTCGATGGAGCACGCCCCGAAGGGGCAGCAGAACCTGTACGCGGGATTCCCGCAGATGGGTACCCCTGCGGGACTGGTCCTCGCCAACATCATCTTCCTCGTCACCAACTCGCTCATGGGGGACAACGCCTTCACCGCGTGGGGCTGGCGGATTCCGTTCCTGCTGAGCTTCGTGCTCGTCGCGGTGGGCCTGGTGATCCGGCTCCGTATCACCGAATCACCGTCCTTCAACCGGGTGCTGGCCCAGGACGACGTGGTCAAGTTCCCGCTGGCGGAGTCGCTCAAGGTCGGATTCCCCCGTCTCGGGCTGACACTGCTCGCCGTGGTCGCCAACTCCGCGGTCGCCTATGTGTTCATGGTCTTCACGCTGTCCTACGGCAGCAAGCATCTGGACTACGACAAGCAATTCCTCATCCTGAGTGTGACGGCCGCCGCGGTGCTGTGGTTCGCGTCGATCCCGGTGTGGACCCGTGTCGCCGACCGGCACGGCCGGCGGACGATGTTCATCGGCGGTTCAGCCGCGATCCTCGTGTGGTGCGCGGCCTTCTTCCCGCTGATCAACACGGGAAATTCGGTTCTCGCGGTGCTCGCGCTCGTCGGGATGGGGCTCATCATCCCGGTCACGCACTGTGTGCAGGGCAGCATCATCGCCGACACCTTCCCCGCCCACGTCCGCTACTCGGGCTCCTCGCTCATCCTGCAGACCGGGGCCATCCTCGGCGGGGGCTTCGCGCCGATGATCTCCACCGCGCTGCTGAACTCCGGTGGCTCGTCGACCGGGGTGACCTGGTACCTGGTGGGGATGTGCACCGTCAGCCTGGTCGGGGCGGTGGCATTGTTCAAACTGGTGCCCGAAGGGGCGCCGGCCCCGGCAGCACGCCCCTCGAAGGCCGCCTCCCGGGTCTGAGCCGTACAGCCGCCGGTTCCGCGAGCCCCCTCCCCCGGCCTCGTGGAACCGGCCGATCCCGGAGGTACCGCATGAACGGGTCCGCGATGATCCGGACCGGACCGATCCGCTACGCCACCGCGGAACGCTTCGCGCGGCCACGCCCGGTGGCGGCGGAGGACGCCCCCGGTTCGAGCGGCCAGATCTGCCCCCAACTCGCCTCCAGACTGGACGCGGTGATGGGCCCGCCCCTCGACGGCCACCCCCAGGGCGAGGACTGCCTGAACCTGTCGGTCACCACTCCCGCACGGGACTCGGCGGCCCGGCCGGTGCTGGTGTGGTTCCACGGCGGCGGGTTCAGCAGCGGCGGCGGGATCATGGACTGGTACGACGGCGGGGCGCTCGCCGCCCAGGGCGATGTGGTGGTCGTGGGCGTCAACCACCGTCTGGGCGCGCTGGGCTACCTCTGTCTCGAAGGCGTCAGCGAGGGCAACCTCGGTCTCCTCGACCAGCTCGAAGCACTCCGCTGGGTGCGCGCGAACATCGCCGATTACGGGGGCGACCCCACCGACGTCACCGTCTTCGGCCAGTCCGCGGGCGGCCTCTCCATCCGATTGCTGATGGAGATGGCGCAGGCCCGGGGGCTGTTCCGGCGGGCGATCCTCCAGAGCGCCCCGCTGGCGATCACCGCGCGTCCCCGCGCGGACGCCCTCGCCCTCGGGCGGATCTTCGCGGACTTCCTCACCACCGACCCGCGCACCGCCACCGTCACGGAGCTCCTCGCCGCGCAGCGACGGACCGCGGTGGCCAACCAGCGACGGTCCGGGAGCACCCTGGAACCCCCGTTCAACCCCGTCGAGGGCACGGACCCGGTCCCCGCCCTCGACGGGGCCTCCTTCGACGGAAACGTACGCGGCCTCGACGTCCTGTACGGCTGGAACGCCGACGACATGACCGCGTTCCCCGGCGAGGGCGACGACGCGGCCGAGCTGACCCGCCGGATGTACGAGGAACCGCTCCGCAAGCTCGGCACCCGCCTGGCGGGGGCGGGCGCCCGCGTGCACACGTACCGTCTCGACTGGCGGCCGGCCGGATCGCCCTTCGGCGCCACCCACTGTGTCGAACTCCCGCTGCTGCTGGGCACCCGGGACGCGTGGCGCGCGTCACCGATGCTCGGGGACGTCCCCTGGGAGGACGTCGAGAGGACCGGCGCGGCGCTGCGCGCGGCGTGGATCGCCTTCGCCCGTACCGGCGCGCCATGCCCCGGCTCCGGACCGGTCAGCTTCGGACGTCACCCCGGGGCGTGAGCGTCCTCGCCGCGTCCGGGCGCGGTCCGCGCTCCCGCCGGGGAGACCCGGGACGAGGGTGACAAGATGACGTCCATGGACGTGAGGATCAGGAACCGGGTGACGGTGACAGGCCGGGACGGCGGACCGGTGCTGATGCTGGCGCACGGTTTCGGCTGCGACCAGAACATGTGGCGGCTGGTGGTCCCGCTGCTGGCGGACCGGTTCCGGGTGGTCCTCTTCGACCACGTGGGGGCGGGCCGCTCCGATCTGTCGGCCTGGACCCCGGAGCGGTACGCCACGCTGGAGGGCTACACCGAGGACATCATCGAGATCTGCCACGACCTGGCCCTCGGGCCGGTGGCCTTCGTGGGGCACTCGGTCAGCTCCATGATGGGCGTCCTCGCCGCCGTACGGGAGCCGGAACTGTTCAGCGAGCTGATCCTGCTCGCCCCCTCGCCGCGCTACATCGACGACGGGGCGTACCGCGGCGGGTTCAGCGCCGCCGACATCGACGAACTCCTCGAATCGATGGAGAGCAACTATCTGGGTTGGTCCGGCGCGATGGCGCCGGTCATCATGGGCAACCCCGACCGCCCCGAGCTGGGCGAGGAACTGACGAACAGCTTCTGCCGCACGGACCCGGAGATCGCACGGCTCTTCGCCCGTACGACGTTCCTGTCCGACAACCGCGCCGACCTCGCCGAGGTGACCGTGCCCACGCTCGTCGCCCAGTGCTCGAACGACGCGATCGCACCGCGCGAGGTGGGAGCCTTCGTCCACCAACGGATTCGGGGCAGCGAACTGGTCACCCTGGAGGCCACCGGCCACTGCCCCCAGCTGAGCGCCCCGGAGGCCACCGCCGCCGCCATCAGCGCCTTCGTCCGGAGGCCGTGATGATGTGCGCGACCGGGGACGACCCCCCGGGCGGCGGGAACAGCGGGAGCGAGGCCGACGCGGACGCCCGGTTCTCCGCGCTGCTGGAGGACAGCGCGGAGGACCTGTACGAGAACGCCCCGTGCGGATACCTCTCCACCCTGCTGGACGGCCGGATCGCCAAGGTCAACAGGACGCTGCTGAAGTGGCTCGGCCATGAGCGCGAGGACCTGGTCGGACGCGAGCGGTTCTCGGACCTCCTCACGGTGGGCGGCCGGATCTACCACGAGACGCACTTCGCACCGCTGCTGCGGATGCAGGGTGAGGTCAGCGGTGTCGCGTTCGAACTGCGCACCGCGGACGGGGACCGGCTGCCGGTCCTGGTCACCTCCACCGTCAAGAAGGGCAGCGACGGTGAGCCCCTGCTGATCCGCACCACCGTCTTCGACGCCCGCGACCGACGCGCCTACGAACAGGAACTGCTCCGCGCCCGGCAGGAGGCCGAACTGGAACGCGCGCGTCTGCACCGCCTGGCCACCACGCTCCAGCGCACCCTGCTGCCCCCCGCGCTCCTGCCGGTGCCCGGCCTGGACGTCGCCGCGTACTACCACATCGCGTCGACGGACGAGGTGGGCGGCGACTTCTACGACCTCTTCCCGCTGGCCGACGGCACCTGGGGCCTGTTCATGGGCGATGTCTGCGGAAAGGGGGCGGCCGCGGCGGCGCTGACCTCACTGGCCCGGTACACCCTGCGCGCGGCCGCCGTCTACGATCCCGATCCCGTCGCGGTCCTCACCAACCTCAACACCGTGCTGAACCACGAGTACCAGGGCGAGGACCCCCGGTTCTGCACGGTGATCTTCGGCCTGCTCACCCCGGACAGCGTCAACGGCGGATTCCGTGTGGTCCTCGCCGGCGGAGGCCACCCACCGGCCGTGCTGCTGCGCGCGGACGGCGGCGCCGAATACCTTCCCACCCCGGGCGGGCAACTGGTCGGGGTGCTCGCCGACGCGCACTTCAGCACCACCACGGTCCACCTCGACCTCGGCGACACCCTCCTCCTGTACACCGACGGCCTGACCGAAGCCCATACGGCGCTCGCCGGTGAACGCTACGGTGACGAAGCCCTGCTGGACTTCACCCGAGCCCTGGCGCCCACGACCGCGCGGGCCGCCATCACCGCCCTGACCGGCCTTCTCGACTCGCTCGGCGAAGGCCTGGACGACGACAGCGCGCTCCTCGCGATCAGCGTGCCCGCCCCCACCAGTGAAGGGCCGCAGTGAACCGGCTGAGCGTCACCACCCGCACCGGCCCGTCCGGTCCCGTCGTCGAAATGCGCGGTGAACTCGACTATCACAGCGCCCCCCAGGCCCGCGACGTCCTGAGCACCCTGCGGATGGCCCCCGGCCAGCGGCTCCTGCTGGACCTCGGAGGTCTCACGTTCTGCGACTCCAGCGGCATCAGCGTGATGATCGCCCTGCGCAACCACGCACTGGCGGCCCGCTCGGAGGTCGCCCTGGTCGCCGTACCCGAGCGGATCGTCCGCGTGTTCCGTGTCATCGGCCTCGAACCGATCTTCCCGTCCTACCCCACGGAGCGGGACGCGGACGACGCCTGGGCGCCACGGGTCGGCGACTGACCTCGGCGTCACGGAGCACGTTTTCGGCCGGGCCCAGGCGGAGGCCGGTGTCGGACGGGACCGGGCGGTGCCGACAGACGCGCTCGTCGGCACCGCCCGGGTGTCACCGGCCCTGACGGACCACGTGTCAGTGCATCCAGAGCAGATAGAGACCGTTGGTCCCCTTCTCACAGATGTAGACGGGGCCGTGGAACGGGTAGTTGGCCTGCGCCGCGCTCACGCAGGTGGCCTCGGTGGGGTAGTACCCCATGAGCATGAAGCCGCTGCCGACCGGCGGGGACGCCATCGCGGCGGATCCGGCACCGAGGCTGAGCAGGGCCGCCGCGGCGACCGTGGCGACGCGTGCCGCGAATCGTGAGGTCATTGGCACAACTCCTTTCCGGACAGGCCGTCATGGCCTGTGGAGGCGGGAAGACAGGAAAGAGCGAGACTGCGCAGAGTTGCTTCGCGTCGCGACCGCGTGACCGAACGTTATCGGCCATTCACCGGTTCGACAATAGGTCTAGGCCAATATTGTGGAAGCCCGATCCGGCCCGCTTGTGCGACCGTCCGTCCGGCCGCCGGGGGCCCGTTCGCCGACACGGCGACGGGCCGCCCGACGGCGGCGGGCCCGGAGTGGGCGACACGCTCCGGTGATGGGTCTCGCGGTCAGCCGATCGCCCGGGTGCTGTAGACGTACAGGCCGACGACGCCGAACACGCAGACCAGAATCAGCCAGGAGCGGAGGCTCGTGTGCCGCGTCCTGCGCCCGGACCGGCCACCACGCGTCCGCCGGCCACCACGTGTCCGCCGCCCGTCAGGTGTCTGCCGCGGGGTACGGGTCGTCGCGTCGGCGGCGGTCTCGGCGAGCAACCGGCGGCAGACCGCGGCGAGTTCGCCGGTTCCCGCGGAGAGCGACACGACGGCCTCCGAGCGTGCGGGGGCGGTGGTGCCTCCGTCGAGAATGCGCCCGGCGCGCACCAGGATCTCGTCCCGGCCCCCGGAGGGCGCGAGGCTGATCCAGCGCTGCACATGCTCCCCCCGGATCACCGCGCCTCCGGAGCGCTCCCGGTACACGGTGTGTTCCCGCCACAGCACCTCGGCCAACTCGACGGCGGTTTCCCTTATTTGGGCACTCACGTCCCTCCCCTTCACCATACGGAAATCGAACAAGCACCGCACTATAGCGCCAGGTACACACCAATTCGGCGGGCGGGCCGGGTGCCGTGGAGTCGAACACGGGCACGGGCAGCGGCGCCAAGGGCGCGTGTGAAGGAGAATGCCGTGTATGCGGGTACGGGGTGGGAGTGGCCGGGGCGACGGTCGGGCCGAGGGTGGGCCGTGCCGTGCGTGGTGGCGCTGCTGGCGGGTTGTACCGCCTCGGCCGACGAGGGCGGGGGGTCCCCGGGGGCGGTCGCGCCGAACTCTTCCGGCGGAGGCGGTTTCGTCGTCCGTCATGAACCACCGGCCGGGGCCGATCGGGGCGACGCCTCGTTCCTGAGGGACCGGAAGCTGCTGGAGCGGTCCTCCGCGACCCTCAACGCCTTCATCGATCCGGGCCGTCGCGTCACGGTCGTCGCCCGGTCGTGCGAGGGCGAGGGTTCCGGTTACGACCCCGAGTCCCGCCGGATCGAGATCTGTTACGACGACGTGGCGCGGGAGCGCGCGCTCTTCCGGCATGCCGGGCACCGTCCGGCCGACGAGGAGGTCGCCGCCGTACTCGTGGAAACCTTCTTCCACGAGGCCGGTCACGCCGTCATCGACGTGCTGGACCTGTCGTTCACCGATCGGGCCGAGGAGGACGCG from the Streptomyces sp. AM 4-1-1 genome contains:
- a CDS encoding MFS transporter — protein: MATLAGTTLEWYDFFLYGTAAALIFDKQFFPSLSPAAGTLAAFSTLAVGFIARPLGGLVFGHFGDRIGRKATLVVSLVLMGVGSTLIGAIPNYDSIGFWAPVLLVLLRVIQGIGLGGEGAGATLMSMEHAPKGQQNLYAGFPQMGTPAGLVLANIIFLVTNSLMGDNAFTAWGWRIPFLLSFVLVAVGLVIRLRITESPSFNRVLAQDDVVKFPLAESLKVGFPRLGLTLLAVVANSAVAYVFMVFTLSYGSKHLDYDKQFLILSVTAAAVLWFASIPVWTRVADRHGRRTMFIGGSAAILVWCAAFFPLINTGNSVLAVLALVGMGLIIPVTHCVQGSIIADTFPAHVRYSGSSLILQTGAILGGGFAPMISTALLNSGGSSTGVTWYLVGMCTVSLVGAVALFKLVPEGAPAPAARPSKAASRV
- a CDS encoding carboxylesterase family protein; translated protein: MNGSAMIRTGPIRYATAERFARPRPVAAEDAPGSSGQICPQLASRLDAVMGPPLDGHPQGEDCLNLSVTTPARDSAARPVLVWFHGGGFSSGGGIMDWYDGGALAAQGDVVVVGVNHRLGALGYLCLEGVSEGNLGLLDQLEALRWVRANIADYGGDPTDVTVFGQSAGGLSIRLLMEMAQARGLFRRAILQSAPLAITARPRADALALGRIFADFLTTDPRTATVTELLAAQRRTAVANQRRSGSTLEPPFNPVEGTDPVPALDGASFDGNVRGLDVLYGWNADDMTAFPGEGDDAAELTRRMYEEPLRKLGTRLAGAGARVHTYRLDWRPAGSPFGATHCVELPLLLGTRDAWRASPMLGDVPWEDVERTGAALRAAWIAFARTGAPCPGSGPVSFGRHPGA
- a CDS encoding alpha/beta hydrolase, coding for MDVRIRNRVTVTGRDGGPVLMLAHGFGCDQNMWRLVVPLLADRFRVVLFDHVGAGRSDLSAWTPERYATLEGYTEDIIEICHDLALGPVAFVGHSVSSMMGVLAAVREPELFSELILLAPSPRYIDDGAYRGGFSAADIDELLESMESNYLGWSGAMAPVIMGNPDRPELGEELTNSFCRTDPEIARLFARTTFLSDNRADLAEVTVPTLVAQCSNDAIAPREVGAFVHQRIRGSELVTLEATGHCPQLSAPEATAAAISAFVRRP
- a CDS encoding SpoIIE family protein phosphatase, with translation MCATGDDPPGGGNSGSEADADARFSALLEDSAEDLYENAPCGYLSTLLDGRIAKVNRTLLKWLGHEREDLVGRERFSDLLTVGGRIYHETHFAPLLRMQGEVSGVAFELRTADGDRLPVLVTSTVKKGSDGEPLLIRTTVFDARDRRAYEQELLRARQEAELERARLHRLATTLQRTLLPPALLPVPGLDVAAYYHIASTDEVGGDFYDLFPLADGTWGLFMGDVCGKGAAAAALTSLARYTLRAAAVYDPDPVAVLTNLNTVLNHEYQGEDPRFCTVIFGLLTPDSVNGGFRVVLAGGGHPPAVLLRADGGAEYLPTPGGQLVGVLADAHFSTTTVHLDLGDTLLLYTDGLTEAHTALAGERYGDEALLDFTRALAPTTARAAITALTGLLDSLGEGLDDDSALLAISVPAPTSEGPQ
- a CDS encoding STAS domain-containing protein — protein: MNRLSVTTRTGPSGPVVEMRGELDYHSAPQARDVLSTLRMAPGQRLLLDLGGLTFCDSSGISVMIALRNHALAARSEVALVAVPERIVRVFRVIGLEPIFPSYPTERDADDAWAPRVGD
- a CDS encoding DUF4344 domain-containing metallopeptidase, which produces MPCVVALLAGCTASADEGGGSPGAVAPNSSGGGGFVVRHEPPAGADRGDASFLRDRKLLERSSATLNAFIDPGRRVTVVARSCEGEGSGYDPESRRIEICYDDVARERALFRHAGHRPADEEVAAVLVETFFHEAGHAVIDVLDLSFTDRAEEDAADQFAALMLLRQGGDGERSLRFAAKEYELTAAEEEADAESDGADADGDDGERDEHSPARLRAANHLCHLHGSAPGRSRDVVGPTLSRSRAAGCGTEWARVRGAWTERLAPLLRR